A region from the Triticum urartu cultivar G1812 chromosome 1, Tu2.1, whole genome shotgun sequence genome encodes:
- the LOC125528280 gene encoding uncharacterized protein LOC125528280, with translation MGFKGFQNLKSTYLADTNITDDGLQHLMSNCSVLEFLGIVGCAMLTTLQISHPSNTLKHLHVYDCCLLQGMELNFGLVRLEYRGLPIVLSPPGTLLLTNMCIKLEGICTSLEYIFTKLRDNVPRLEVLNLKCQEYKMTTLPGELHEFVYLKHLILELTFESCQRGKTDILQFACLLVASPSLEKLEFHMWLRWGRERYRAEDGSLRSLPSQPHSHLRSVDITGFYGEKDRLELVLHILRDSVALESMKVDPSPVVAADVNRLGGLGSMHVPHFVDGYEVALEFLCSKDRRNVVHVAEPLAGLGVLRLGASPDIIERARRGSSPLSPCNSSAKASWQRVKRVKRLSRPSSSRGAS, from the exons ATGGGATTCAAGGGTTTTCAGAACCTTAAATCGACTTACCTAGCAGACACAAATATTACTGATGATGGTCTTCAACATTTGATGTCCAACTGCAGTGTTCTAGAGTTCCTTGGAATTGTAGGTTGTGCAATGCTTACAACGTTGCAAATATCTCATCCTTCAAACACACTTAAGCATTTGCATGTATATGACTGCTGTTtgcttcaagggatggagttaaACTTTGGTCTGGTAAGACTTGAGTACAGAGGTCTGCCGATTGTGTTATCGCCTCCTGGAACCTTGCTTCTAACAAATATGTGCATAAAGTTGGAGGGTATTTGTACTTCTCTTGAATACATCTTCACCAAACTTCGTGATAATGTGCCTCGTCTCGAGGTTCTGAATCTAAAATGCCAGGAGTATAAG ATGACTACATTGCCAGGAGAGCTGCATGAGTTTGTTTATTTGAAGCACCTGATATTGGAGTTAACTTTTGAGAGCTGTCAGAGAGGGAAGACTGATATCCTTCAATTTGCCTGCCTTCTGGTTGCTTCTCCTTCCTTAGAAAAGCTTGAATTTCAT ATGTGGCTGCGCTGGGGTCGGGAACGGTATAGAGCCGAGGACGGGAGTCTCCGGAGCCTTCCTTCCCAGCCACACTCCCATCTCAGGTCGGTCGATATCACGGGGTTTTACGGCGAGAAGGACCGGCTGGAGCTTGTGCTCCACATCCTCAGAGATTCCGTTGCGCTGGAGTCGATGAAGGTAGATCCAAGCCCTGTGGTTGCTGCTGATGTTAACCGACTTGGGGGACTGGGGAGCATGCATGTTCCTCATTTTGTGGATGGCTATGAAGTCGCCCTTGAGTTCCTCTGCAGCAAAGACCGTCGCAATGTTGTCCATGTCGCAGAGCCTCTCGCCGGTCTGGGGGTGCTTAGGCTCGGCGCGAGCCCCGATATCATCGAGAGGGCCCGACGTGGGTCTTCCCCCCTGAGTCCATGCAACAGTAGTGCAAAGGCATCCTGGCAACGTGTGAAGAGGGTGAAGCGATTGTCGCGGCCTTCCTCCAGCCGAGGAGCTTCCTGA